A genomic segment from Cytophagia bacterium CHB2 encodes:
- a CDS encoding DUF3536 domain-containing protein: protein MSRRYLTIHGHFYQPPRENPWTEAIDRQNGAHPFHDWNERINFECYTPNAYARITDNDNRITTIVNNFEWISFNFGPTLLSWLEKFAPNTYQRILLADQNSRQRFNGHGSAIAQAYNHTILPLNNDEDLITQIRWGLADFRFRFGREPESMWLPETAVNDRVLRALIDHKIKYVILSPHQARRVRPLAGGDWQGVEHGEIDVTQAYRWRDRNAKGERLPRRSIDIFFYHGDLARGVGFEHLVRDAKHFAHRVGGSFRNDGAEKPQLISIATDGETYGHHEHFAERGLAYLLHSEAPRRDIQITNYGAFLAQYPPQMEVELKEGPNGEGTAWSCAHGVGRWARNCGCRGDGPAEWTQEWRAPLREALDQLRNELQQLALELGEPLFKNLTEARHRYIDVILNRTPEQVEVFLAEQQRKALDAREKVAAIKLMEMQRNAQLMYTSCGWFFTELSGIETVQVIQYAARAIQLAEALSRRPFEENFLRNLKRAPSNLKTYGDGEGVFNKLVKPAVVSFNRVVNTYAMRALFFDAPEREKLYHYSLQREELEKTEQAHTTLLTGLVRAQSGITGESNSYGFALIKRDSGSDSVQCFIRLVSESWAYAAHREELLQRFNSAPGEVIDYLQKHWSPQGFGLQHMFFEERQQVIRLMMQDRLDEISAAYRKLYDDNLELIRNIRDLGATIPEELSAPVRYTLSQDMRSEIEKLGESTET from the coding sequence ATGTCCCGACGCTACCTGACTATTCACGGCCATTTTTATCAGCCGCCGCGCGAAAATCCCTGGACCGAAGCCATCGATCGCCAGAATGGCGCACACCCGTTTCACGATTGGAACGAGCGCATCAATTTCGAATGTTACACGCCGAATGCGTATGCGCGCATTACGGACAATGACAACCGCATCACGACCATCGTCAATAACTTTGAATGGATCAGCTTCAATTTTGGACCGACGCTGTTGAGCTGGCTCGAAAAATTCGCGCCCAACACGTATCAACGCATTTTGCTTGCGGATCAAAACAGCCGGCAACGTTTCAACGGCCACGGCTCGGCCATTGCACAAGCCTACAATCACACGATTTTGCCGCTCAACAATGACGAGGATTTGATCACGCAAATTCGCTGGGGCTTGGCGGATTTTCGTTTTCGTTTTGGCCGCGAGCCGGAGTCCATGTGGCTGCCGGAAACCGCAGTGAACGACCGGGTCTTGCGCGCGCTTATCGATCACAAAATCAAGTATGTGATTCTCTCGCCGCACCAGGCGCGGCGCGTGCGGCCGCTCGCCGGCGGCGATTGGCAGGGCGTCGAGCACGGCGAAATCGACGTGACGCAAGCCTACCGCTGGCGGGATCGCAACGCCAAAGGCGAGCGCCTGCCCCGGCGCAGCATTGATATTTTCTTTTATCACGGCGATCTCGCGCGCGGCGTGGGTTTCGAGCATCTCGTGCGGGATGCCAAGCATTTTGCGCATCGCGTCGGCGGTTCGTTTCGCAACGACGGCGCGGAGAAGCCGCAGCTCATTTCCATTGCCACGGACGGGGAAACCTACGGCCATCATGAACATTTTGCTGAGCGCGGGCTGGCGTATTTGCTGCACAGTGAAGCGCCGCGGCGCGATATTCAAATCACCAATTATGGCGCGTTTCTCGCGCAATATCCGCCGCAAATGGAAGTGGAATTGAAGGAAGGGCCGAACGGCGAAGGCACGGCGTGGAGTTGCGCGCACGGCGTGGGGCGTTGGGCGCGTAACTGCGGCTGTCGCGGCGACGGCCCGGCGGAATGGACCCAGGAATGGCGCGCGCCGCTGCGCGAAGCATTGGATCAATTGCGCAATGAATTGCAGCAATTGGCGCTGGAATTGGGCGAGCCGTTGTTCAAGAACCTCACCGAAGCGCGCCACCGCTACATCGACGTGATTTTAAACCGCACGCCGGAGCAAGTCGAAGTGTTTTTGGCGGAACAGCAACGCAAGGCTTTGGATGCCCGGGAGAAAGTCGCGGCCATCAAGCTGATGGAGATGCAGCGCAATGCGCAATTGATGTACACGAGCTGCGGCTGGTTTTTTACCGAGCTTTCGGGCATCGAAACCGTGCAGGTGATTCAATATGCCGCGCGCGCGATTCAGCTTGCGGAAGCGCTCAGCCGCCGTCCCTTTGAAGAAAATTTTTTGAGAAATCTCAAGCGCGCCCCCAGCAATTTGAAAACCTATGGCGACGGCGAAGGCGTATTCAACAAGCTGGTCAAACCGGCGGTGGTGTCGTTCAATCGCGTCGTGAATACCTATGCCATGCGCGCCTTGTTTTTTGATGCGCCTGAGCGCGAGAAGCTTTATCATTATTCCCTGCAACGCGAAGAGCTGGAGAAGACGGAGCAGGCGCACACGACGCTGCTGACCGGCCTGGTGCGCGCGCAATCCGGCATTACCGGAGAAAGCAATTCCTATGGTTTTGCGCTGATCAAGCGCGACAGCGGCAGCGACAGTGTGCAATGTTTCATCCGGCTGGTGTCGGAGAGCTGGGCCTATGCCGCACATCGCGAGGAGTTGTTGCAACGTTTTAATTCAGCGCCGGGCGAAGTGATCGATTATTTGCAAAAGCATTGGTCGCCGCAGGGATTTGGCCTGCAACACATGTTTTTTGAAGAACGCCAG